One genomic segment of Rubripirellula amarantea includes these proteins:
- a CDS encoding GspE/PulE family protein produces MSQAMHDFTDLLLKSGVISLDQLSEAEEVAKNTGADVGAVLVQMEYATPEEVAEALAKHHKIPYVDLRTVNIPEEVIELVPESVARENNVLPYLEEDGALTVLISDPFDLETIEKLRFILNRKIESVLAPKTAILGAINKYYGQVEGESADSMLQEFTDTAIDFTETDEGGDGGAMEDDDDNSAAPVIRLVNLMIAEAVQLRASDIHVEPFEDRVRIRYRIDGVCVERENAPKRMLSAIIARIKILAKIDISEKRRPTDGRIKITVGDKQLDLRVSIIPTNHGSSCVMRLLDKDNIKVGVRQLGLSERDFRNFNSLIRRPNGIILVTGPTGSGKTTTLYAALNALNRPDRKVITAEDPVEYYLPGINQVQVQHGIGLDFALIIRAMLRQAPNIILVGEMRDHETASMGIQASLTGHLVFSTLHTNDAPSAISRMVDIGVPSYMVASSVIAVLAQRLVRTICPRCKVRFQPSESVLAETGLPPELIKRAEFSRGKGCTYCGRSGYRGRIGIYELMLINSKMRELMFKGAGTQEIRINAIKNGMSTLYTDGMLKAIRGITSFEEVYRVAKKTEQEDLAFSNMMQDLDSL; encoded by the coding sequence ATGAGCCAAGCGATGCATGACTTCACCGACCTTCTCTTGAAGTCCGGAGTCATTTCCCTGGACCAGCTTAGCGAAGCCGAAGAAGTCGCTAAAAACACAGGCGCCGATGTCGGCGCCGTGCTCGTTCAGATGGAATACGCTACGCCCGAGGAGGTCGCCGAGGCTCTCGCCAAGCATCACAAAATCCCTTACGTCGATCTCCGAACGGTCAATATTCCCGAAGAAGTCATCGAATTGGTGCCCGAATCGGTCGCTCGCGAAAACAATGTCTTGCCCTACCTGGAAGAAGACGGAGCCCTCACGGTCTTGATTTCAGACCCCTTCGACCTCGAAACCATCGAAAAACTGCGGTTCATCCTCAACCGAAAGATCGAATCCGTCCTGGCCCCCAAAACCGCCATCCTCGGTGCGATCAATAAGTACTACGGCCAGGTGGAAGGTGAATCCGCTGACTCGATGCTGCAGGAATTCACCGATACCGCGATCGACTTCACCGAAACGGACGAAGGCGGCGATGGCGGGGCAATGGAGGATGACGACGACAACAGCGCCGCTCCCGTGATCCGATTGGTCAACCTGATGATCGCCGAAGCCGTCCAATTACGAGCTTCCGACATCCACGTTGAACCCTTCGAAGATCGAGTGCGAATCCGCTACCGCATCGACGGCGTCTGCGTGGAACGCGAGAACGCACCTAAGCGGATGCTCTCGGCCATCATCGCCCGGATCAAGATCCTTGCCAAAATTGACATTTCAGAGAAGAGACGCCCCACCGACGGGCGGATCAAAATCACCGTCGGCGACAAGCAGCTCGACCTTCGGGTGTCCATCATCCCCACCAATCACGGGTCGTCCTGCGTCATGCGGTTGCTCGACAAGGACAACATCAAGGTGGGCGTTCGTCAGCTCGGATTGTCCGAACGCGACTTCCGAAACTTCAACTCGTTGATTCGCCGGCCCAACGGAATCATTTTGGTGACAGGCCCCACGGGGTCGGGTAAGACGACGACCTTGTACGCCGCGCTGAACGCGCTGAACCGCCCGGACCGGAAAGTGATCACCGCCGAGGACCCGGTGGAGTACTACCTTCCGGGCATCAACCAGGTGCAAGTTCAGCACGGTATCGGGCTCGACTTCGCCCTGATCATTCGAGCGATGCTGCGGCAAGCTCCCAACATCATCCTGGTCGGCGAAATGCGTGACCACGAGACCGCGTCGATGGGAATCCAGGCTTCATTAACTGGACACCTGGTTTTCAGTACGCTACACACGAACGACGCGCCCAGTGCTATATCACGCATGGTGGACATCGGTGTACCATCCTACATGGTGGCAAGCTCCGTCATCGCGGTCTTGGCTCAGCGATTGGTGCGGACCATTTGCCCCCGCTGCAAGGTGCGGTTCCAACCGTCCGAAAGCGTGCTAGCCGAAACGGGCCTTCCCCCCGAGCTGATCAAGCGTGCGGAGTTCTCTCGCGGCAAGGGTTGCACGTACTGCGGACGCTCGGGCTACCGGGGTCGAATCGGTATCTACGAACTGATGCTGATCAACAGCAAGATGCGCGAGTTGATGTTTAAGGGAGCGGGCACTCAAGAAATCCGCATCAACGCCATAAAGAACGGTATGTCAACGCTTTACACCGACGGGATGCTCAAGGCGATCCGCGGAATCACGTCATTTGAAGAGGTCTATCGTGTGGCGAAAAAGACCGAACAAGAGGACCTGGCGTTCAGCAATATGATGCAGGACCTGGACTCGCTGTAA
- a CDS encoding DJ-1/PfpI family protein, with protein sequence MKKILMIVGDFVEDYEAMVPYQILLCAGHHVDTVCPDKMAGESVATAIHDFEGHQTYSEKPGHRFAITADFESLRPADYDALVIPGGRAPEYLRLNQDVLNAVRHFATTKKPIAAICHGPQILVAAGVLSGRTCSCYPAVKPEVEAAGGTYSPPAPTMDSAHVDGNLVTAPAWPAHPAWMREFMKLL encoded by the coding sequence GTGAAAAAAATCCTGATGATCGTTGGCGACTTTGTGGAAGACTACGAAGCCATGGTGCCGTACCAGATATTGCTTTGCGCCGGACATCACGTCGACACCGTTTGTCCCGACAAGATGGCGGGCGAATCCGTCGCCACAGCGATCCACGATTTTGAAGGGCACCAAACGTACAGCGAAAAGCCGGGACATCGTTTCGCCATCACCGCGGATTTTGAGTCCCTGCGGCCGGCCGACTACGACGCACTGGTGATTCCCGGCGGCCGAGCACCGGAATACTTGCGACTCAATCAAGACGTTCTCAACGCCGTCCGACATTTCGCGACCACCAAAAAGCCGATCGCCGCAATTTGCCACGGACCACAGATCCTGGTGGCCGCCGGCGTGCTCTCGGGCCGTACGTGTAGTTGCTACCCAGCCGTCAAACCCGAAGTGGAAGCTGCCGGTGGCACCTACAGCCCCCCGGCTCCCACGATGGACAGCGCCCATGTCGACGGCAACCTGGTCACCGCTCCCGCTTGGCCCGCACACCCCGCGTGGATGCGTGAGTTCATGAAACTTCTCTAA
- a CDS encoding flagellar hook-basal body protein — MPYGLYMSAAGAHAQSHRMQQLSNNLANVDTPGFKPQETILQARFAEMIEQGQVSSGLGGADDIGGGVTIQPSQTQFSQGAVKSTGRETDFAINDETSFFVVNHAGEQRLTRAGDFLFDSQGRLINQNGDAVMGSNGQPIQIEPNKPYQVGAQGRIQQGGTTHELMLAKPKSMGDLTHLGGNQFKPLAPFDLVARGDRQVVGGMLEHSAVSPTSAMMELIETSRVYEANVRMIQNQDSVMGTLISRVLQN; from the coding sequence ATGCCATATGGCCTCTACATGTCGGCGGCTGGTGCTCATGCACAAAGTCATCGTATGCAACAACTCAGCAACAACCTTGCCAACGTCGATACACCCGGCTTCAAACCGCAGGAAACGATCCTGCAGGCTCGGTTCGCCGAGATGATCGAACAAGGACAAGTCAGTTCAGGTTTAGGCGGAGCTGATGACATTGGCGGCGGAGTCACGATTCAGCCATCGCAAACCCAGTTTTCCCAGGGTGCCGTGAAGTCAACGGGACGCGAAACTGACTTCGCGATCAACGACGAAACATCTTTCTTTGTGGTCAACCACGCCGGCGAACAGCGACTCACCCGAGCGGGTGACTTTCTGTTTGATTCGCAAGGCCGGTTGATCAACCAAAACGGTGACGCGGTGATGGGAAGCAACGGGCAACCCATCCAAATCGAACCGAACAAGCCTTACCAAGTGGGCGCCCAGGGTCGCATTCAACAAGGCGGCACCACTCACGAATTGATGTTGGCAAAGCCCAAGAGCATGGGGGATCTGACACACTTGGGTGGCAATCAATTCAAGCCTCTCGCACCGTTTGATCTTGTCGCTCGCGGAGATCGCCAGGTAGTAGGAGGTATGTTGGAACATTCCGCCGTCAGTCCGACGAGTGCGATGATGGAGTTGATCGAGACCTCACGCGTCTACGAAGCCAACGTGCGAATGATTCAAAACCAAGACTCCGTGATGGGGACGCTAATCAGTCGCGTGCTTCAAAACTAA
- the flgG gene encoding flagellar basal-body rod protein FlgG has protein sequence MSVQTLYTAATGMEAMETKLDVIANNLANINTTGFKKDRANFEDLLYRTEVHPGVKDANQTPTAVGTQVGLGVRVTSTQTDQRQGTLQQTGRELDVAIQGKGYLRVLDPSSQQTMYTRAGNLDINADGQLVIGSASVGRLIDPPIQIPNDATAISISGNGEVMVRVPGQTELALQGQIQMAQFVNPDGLQKTGENMYLQTDASGPEQVGTPGDQGIGEIRQGNLEASNVEPVQELIDLITTQRAFELNSQAVQAGDQIMQNISNLRRF, from the coding sequence ATGAGTGTTCAAACCCTATACACCGCCGCCACCGGAATGGAGGCGATGGAAACGAAGCTCGACGTGATCGCCAATAACCTGGCCAACATCAACACGACGGGCTTCAAGAAGGATCGCGCTAACTTCGAGGACTTGCTGTATCGCACCGAAGTGCATCCGGGCGTGAAAGACGCCAATCAAACGCCCACCGCCGTGGGGACTCAGGTCGGTCTCGGGGTTCGCGTCACCAGCACGCAAACAGATCAACGGCAGGGGACTCTTCAGCAAACCGGCCGCGAACTTGACGTCGCGATCCAAGGCAAGGGTTACCTGCGAGTGCTCGATCCATCGAGCCAGCAAACGATGTACACTCGCGCCGGGAACCTCGACATCAACGCCGACGGGCAATTGGTGATCGGTTCGGCAAGCGTGGGACGGTTGATCGATCCACCAATCCAGATTCCCAACGATGCCACGGCGATCTCAATTAGCGGCAATGGCGAAGTGATGGTGCGGGTTCCTGGTCAAACCGAACTCGCGCTTCAGGGCCAAATCCAAATGGCTCAGTTTGTGAACCCGGACGGTCTGCAGAAAACCGGCGAGAACATGTACCTGCAAACCGATGCTTCGGGACCGGAGCAAGTCGGCACGCCTGGCGATCAAGGGATTGGCGAGATTCGTCAAGGGAACCTGGAAGCGTCCAACGTCGAGCCGGTTCAAGAGTTGATCGACCTGATCACCACCCAGCGAGCCTTCGAGCTCAACAGTCAAGCCGTTCAGGCCGGCGACCAGATCATGCAGAACATTTCGAACCTGCGTCGCTTCTAA
- the flgA gene encoding flagellar basal body P-ring formation chaperone FlgA has translation MFGLKFHGWKLKMMFTGKMPLTLLLVLVMASLVCAQDSAVINAHTRWVLKTKSNVRVNSPIVRLEDVVEPTDPNMAGWKRIARSPIGLVPVGGQTMTIERDRLSPIILAAEATPRIIDWVGQDTIRVVYDKNYKPQSHSSVAQVAYTQGTVAGAVTNAGSYATGSYEAGSYKAGESGQDSQVGSVERLTASESRRVVHWIELAIERFQPSIHESYEVEVEADQPGLAALRLIGGVTDCAPVSEPHEGVCVFAIEARSADGTVRSDISVRLSAHPTVVVPARTLGRGHRISANDLELQPIPAEQLSGDVIVDMDLLIGKEVRGTLRIGQPIGHGEIGEPILIHRGDLIELRVLGGGVSVSTNAKAVDSGAHGELIEVETMAPRKRMVARVSTIGVAEIVTRAPIVR, from the coding sequence TTGTTTGGTTTGAAATTCCACGGATGGAAATTGAAGATGATGTTCACAGGCAAGATGCCACTCACCCTGCTTCTGGTGCTCGTGATGGCGTCGTTGGTTTGTGCGCAGGATTCCGCGGTCATCAATGCTCACACACGTTGGGTTCTCAAAACCAAGTCGAACGTCCGAGTCAATTCACCGATCGTCCGTTTAGAAGACGTGGTCGAGCCAACTGATCCCAACATGGCTGGTTGGAAACGAATCGCCCGGTCGCCAATCGGTTTGGTTCCCGTCGGGGGCCAGACGATGACCATCGAACGCGATCGTCTTAGCCCCATCATCTTGGCCGCCGAGGCAACGCCACGAATCATCGACTGGGTCGGTCAGGACACCATTCGCGTCGTCTATGACAAGAACTACAAGCCTCAGTCGCATTCGTCGGTCGCGCAAGTTGCGTACACGCAAGGTACGGTTGCTGGGGCAGTGACTAATGCCGGTTCTTATGCAACGGGTTCCTATGAAGCTGGTTCCTATAAAGCGGGCGAATCAGGGCAAGATTCCCAGGTCGGATCAGTCGAGCGATTAACCGCATCGGAAAGTCGCCGCGTGGTGCATTGGATTGAGCTAGCGATCGAGCGGTTTCAGCCCAGCATTCATGAATCCTACGAAGTCGAAGTCGAGGCTGATCAACCAGGACTCGCGGCGCTTCGATTGATTGGCGGCGTGACAGATTGTGCGCCCGTCAGTGAACCGCACGAAGGCGTTTGCGTGTTCGCGATTGAAGCCAGGTCGGCTGACGGCACAGTGCGTTCCGACATCAGCGTTCGGCTTTCCGCTCATCCCACCGTCGTGGTTCCTGCTCGAACGCTGGGGCGAGGACATCGGATTTCGGCCAACGACTTAGAGTTACAGCCGATCCCCGCCGAACAGTTGAGCGGCGATGTGATTGTGGACATGGATTTGCTGATTGGCAAAGAGGTTCGCGGTACGCTGCGAATCGGCCAGCCCATCGGTCATGGTGAAATTGGAGAGCCGATTTTGATTCACCGAGGCGACTTGATCGAACTGCGAGTTCTCGGTGGCGGTGTGAGCGTGTCGACCAATGCGAAGGCGGTCGACAGCGGTGCCCATGGAGAATTGATTGAAGTGGAGACCATGGCTCCACGCAAGCGAATGGTCGCGCGAGTGTCCACTATTGGCGTCGCGGAAATTGTCACACGTGCACCGATTGTTAGGTAA
- a CDS encoding flagellar basal body L-ring protein FlgH, with translation MMKSPNLLVGILFGALLCVASRPAIAQNSSLLHAPMPRVSLSGPQFDNPMNAGPLANPRPEQRVAEQALPQPSDGQVAPYKPGMVVQAGDSNADRPPVLLNGVSWTYQPAPPIRTFQKNDVVTIRVDEITRVQADGSAQIRKTTLYEAVLSDWIKLTDFRLRPDPQGNGDPTIGTESNNNFRAQSTVQSRESLTFNIAATVVDIRPNGNLVLEARKQIRVNDNLWETSLTGMCRAVDIAPDNVVLSKDLIDLEIQKEDRGHLRDGYKRGWFQRIWDRVQPF, from the coding sequence ATGATGAAATCGCCCAACCTACTTGTTGGCATTCTGTTTGGTGCACTGCTTTGTGTGGCGTCGCGTCCCGCGATCGCCCAGAACAGTTCGCTGTTGCATGCGCCGATGCCGCGAGTGAGTCTTAGCGGGCCGCAGTTCGACAATCCGATGAACGCCGGTCCGCTGGCGAATCCGCGTCCCGAGCAACGCGTGGCTGAACAAGCATTGCCGCAACCTAGTGATGGACAAGTTGCCCCGTACAAACCCGGTATGGTCGTTCAAGCGGGCGATTCCAACGCCGATCGCCCGCCGGTGCTGCTAAACGGAGTCAGTTGGACCTACCAACCGGCACCGCCAATTCGAACGTTCCAGAAAAACGATGTGGTCACCATCCGCGTCGACGAGATCACTCGCGTGCAGGCCGACGGATCCGCCCAAATTCGCAAAACGACGCTCTACGAAGCGGTGCTGAGTGATTGGATCAAGCTGACTGATTTCCGCTTGCGACCTGACCCGCAGGGCAACGGTGATCCGACGATCGGGACGGAATCCAACAACAACTTTCGAGCTCAGTCGACGGTTCAGTCTCGCGAGTCGTTGACGTTTAACATCGCCGCGACCGTGGTCGACATTCGGCCCAATGGAAACCTTGTTCTTGAAGCCCGCAAGCAAATTCGCGTCAACGACAATTTGTGGGAAACATCGCTGACGGGAATGTGTCGTGCAGTGGACATCGCGCCCGACAATGTGGTACTGAGCAAGGACTTGATCGATCTAGAGATTCAGAAAGAAGACCGCGGGCACTTGCGCGACGGTTACAAGCGAGGCTGGTTTCAAAGGATCTGGGATCGAGTGCAGCCGTTTTAG
- a CDS encoding flagellar basal body P-ring protein FlgI: protein MVAVVVIGVLVFNQTVFAEGLKLGDLCRVKGQESNTLQGLGLVVGLRGTGDSDALPTSRALARMMQLMGGPMATDRMGNLDLSDVADAKNVAMVFVNARIPPAGAQSGDMLDVTVNAISAKSLDGGTLMLTPLLGPRSDNPTVYAMAQGRLAVSRDGPATTASIQGGAKMEASVPAVFQKDGKLTLVLERDFASFDTAQRVEDEINNLSSLTLSDSLARSSGNSIGGVKSSRTWAKAIDQLHIEVGIPEVYRDNPIKFISFLLGTTIQINSHSNRVVINEKDGVVVIGRDVEIAPVLVTHRNLRIDAGGGGGFTQVSDKSDVPSNAKLKSLADALNALDVPTDDLIAIIKTLKRKGDLYGEVVFQ from the coding sequence ATGGTCGCCGTCGTTGTCATCGGCGTGCTGGTGTTCAATCAAACGGTTTTCGCCGAAGGATTGAAGCTGGGAGACCTCTGCCGCGTCAAAGGCCAAGAATCTAACACCCTGCAAGGGTTGGGTTTGGTCGTCGGTCTTCGAGGAACTGGCGATTCGGATGCATTGCCCACCTCGCGTGCGTTGGCTCGCATGATGCAGTTGATGGGCGGCCCGATGGCGACCGATCGAATGGGCAACTTGGACTTAAGCGATGTCGCGGATGCCAAGAATGTTGCCATGGTGTTCGTTAACGCTCGGATCCCGCCGGCGGGTGCGCAATCGGGCGACATGCTCGATGTGACGGTGAACGCTATCAGTGCCAAGAGTCTCGACGGCGGAACGTTAATGCTGACGCCGCTATTGGGACCTCGCAGCGACAACCCGACGGTGTACGCGATGGCTCAAGGCCGTTTGGCTGTTTCACGCGACGGGCCTGCGACGACCGCATCCATCCAAGGTGGTGCCAAAATGGAAGCGTCGGTGCCCGCTGTCTTTCAAAAGGACGGCAAGCTTACGCTCGTTTTGGAGCGAGATTTTGCAAGCTTCGACACCGCTCAACGAGTGGAGGATGAGATCAACAACCTGTCGTCGTTGACGCTAAGCGATTCGCTGGCTCGCAGCAGTGGAAACTCGATTGGCGGCGTGAAGTCGTCTCGAACGTGGGCCAAGGCGATTGACCAACTTCACATTGAAGTCGGCATTCCCGAGGTTTACCGAGACAATCCGATCAAGTTCATTTCATTCTTGTTGGGCACGACTATTCAAATCAACAGTCATTCCAACCGCGTGGTCATCAATGAAAAAGACGGAGTGGTCGTGATCGGCCGAGACGTCGAGATCGCGCCCGTGCTGGTGACGCACCGAAACCTGCGGATCGACGCGGGCGGGGGCGGTGGTTTTACTCAGGTTTCTGATAAATCAGACGTTCCATCCAATGCCAAGTTAAAAAGTTTGGCCGACGCGTTGAACGCATTGGATGTGCCCACGGATGACTTGATCGCCATTATCAAAACGCTCAAGCGAAAAGGTGACTTGTATGGCGAGGTTGTTTTTCAGTAA
- a CDS encoding rod-binding protein — MNPLSSSSKLPPLSQTQLSQSQLSQSPGAVPPKLDAAGGSEELREAFTDFVGQTLFGSMLTSMRKTVGTPAYMHGGRTEEVFQQQMDQYLVQDLTDASADTLADPMFELFNMQRRS, encoded by the coding sequence ATGAACCCCCTCTCATCTTCATCGAAGTTGCCGCCGCTTTCCCAGACGCAGTTGTCCCAATCGCAGTTGTCCCAATCACCAGGGGCGGTACCGCCGAAACTGGATGCGGCCGGCGGCAGTGAAGAATTGCGAGAAGCATTCACGGATTTCGTCGGCCAGACCCTTTTTGGAAGCATGCTGACATCAATGCGAAAGACCGTTGGTACGCCGGCATACATGCACGGCGGACGAACCGAAGAAGTGTTTCAGCAGCAGATGGATCAATACCTCGTCCAAGACTTAACGGACGCCTCGGCTGACACCTTGGCCGATCCGATGTTCGAACTATTCAACATGCAAAGAAGATCGTAA
- a CDS encoding M28 family peptidase, producing the protein MNWNWTCAVVLSLGLASVSRAEAPVVLPSPVVLPSIVQDIEFLASDELRGRSVADDSIDVAANYIAQRMSDIGLDTNAFNGEPFQPVSIELEASAGAADANRLAFRVSDQSGQQVEIVAELDADMNPLAAGADKANLTAPLAFVGYGITAPKLGYDDYQGVDVAGHVVVILRKEPQAADPDSVFEGARNTRHAFFATKIQNAIENNAKAIIFVNDVGSVAAAVKQQENRIAAELKRRKTMEEQIAALPAEAINNRQNVAERIAQIDKLVDAMKQELRAIEKGVMSVNEAGSRDRSAANTLPIVSMSRTTLDQLLVASSGKTLASIESEIDQKLKPQSRLLSNVVVEYKNQVTPSSRVSNNVVGVIPGRGSLAEETVVVGAHYDHVGMGGIGSLAPGTIAVHNGADDNASGTSVMLATAERMVSQLAGIGSHRRVVFIAFTGEERGLLGSKHYVRNPRFALRSTVAMINLDMVGRLRENELTVYGTGSAIEMDEIVESANRSVGFRLDKVKSGYGPSDHQSFYTAGVPVLFFFTGLHNDYHRPTDDFGKIDMKGMTRITDIVSGSTFQLAVRSKRPEYAETENNVQIRWQKTAFLGVRLRNREDRAIIEAIVPGSPAEKASIQAGDWLLQIGNTKLVKRADVFSAMRGKRPGQKLNITLDRRGSTLVVPVTLAENQP; encoded by the coding sequence TTGAATTGGAATTGGACTTGCGCCGTCGTTCTATCGCTTGGGCTAGCGAGCGTATCTCGTGCTGAGGCACCCGTCGTCCTGCCCTCGCCCGTCGTTTTGCCGTCGATTGTGCAAGACATCGAATTCCTCGCCTCTGATGAACTCAGGGGACGCAGTGTTGCCGATGACTCGATCGATGTCGCGGCCAACTACATTGCTCAACGGATGTCGGACATCGGCTTAGACACAAATGCTTTTAACGGCGAACCGTTCCAGCCGGTTTCGATTGAACTGGAAGCCAGTGCTGGGGCGGCGGACGCAAACCGGTTGGCCTTTCGCGTTTCCGATCAATCGGGGCAGCAAGTCGAGATCGTTGCAGAGCTTGATGCTGATATGAACCCATTGGCTGCCGGGGCGGACAAGGCAAATCTAACAGCGCCGCTCGCGTTTGTCGGTTATGGAATCACAGCACCGAAGCTTGGCTACGACGACTACCAAGGCGTGGATGTGGCTGGGCATGTGGTCGTGATCTTACGCAAAGAACCGCAGGCCGCTGATCCCGATTCGGTTTTTGAAGGTGCTCGCAATACACGGCACGCGTTCTTTGCCACCAAAATCCAGAACGCGATCGAGAACAACGCCAAGGCAATCATCTTCGTGAACGACGTGGGGAGTGTCGCTGCGGCGGTCAAGCAGCAAGAGAACCGGATCGCTGCGGAGCTCAAGCGTCGCAAGACCATGGAAGAACAAATCGCAGCCCTGCCGGCCGAGGCAATCAACAACCGCCAAAACGTCGCCGAGCGAATCGCTCAGATCGACAAACTGGTCGACGCGATGAAACAAGAGTTACGGGCTATCGAAAAAGGCGTGATGTCGGTCAATGAAGCTGGTTCGCGAGATCGCAGTGCCGCGAATACGTTGCCGATTGTCTCAATGTCCCGCACCACACTTGACCAACTGTTGGTTGCTTCGAGCGGTAAGACGTTGGCGAGTATTGAATCCGAAATCGACCAGAAGCTGAAGCCTCAGTCGCGTTTGCTATCAAATGTGGTGGTCGAATATAAGAATCAGGTAACGCCGTCGAGCCGCGTGAGCAACAACGTTGTGGGCGTGATTCCCGGTCGCGGCTCGCTCGCCGAAGAAACCGTGGTTGTGGGAGCTCACTATGACCACGTGGGAATGGGCGGAATCGGTTCGCTGGCTCCTGGGACCATCGCGGTTCACAACGGAGCGGACGACAATGCGTCGGGCACCTCGGTGATGTTGGCTACTGCCGAACGAATGGTGTCCCAGCTCGCCGGTATCGGATCCCACCGTCGCGTTGTCTTTATCGCGTTCACGGGCGAAGAACGCGGGTTGTTGGGTAGCAAGCACTACGTGCGTAATCCTCGGTTCGCGCTGCGTTCAACGGTCGCAATGATCAACCTGGACATGGTAGGGCGACTGCGAGAGAACGAACTGACGGTGTACGGGACAGGATCCGCGATCGAAATGGACGAGATCGTGGAATCGGCTAACCGCTCAGTCGGGTTTCGGCTCGACAAGGTAAAGTCGGGCTATGGTCCGAGTGACCATCAATCGTTCTACACTGCGGGGGTACCGGTGCTGTTTTTCTTCACGGGGCTGCACAACGACTATCACCGACCAACTGATGATTTCGGAAAAATCGACATGAAGGGCATGACCCGGATAACCGATATAGTTTCCGGATCAACTTTCCAACTCGCGGTACGCTCGAAACGGCCTGAGTACGCGGAAACGGAGAACAACGTCCAAATTCGTTGGCAAAAGACAGCGTTTTTGGGGGTTCGACTACGAAACCGCGAAGACAGAGCCATCATTGAAGCGATCGTGCCCGGTTCGCCGGCCGAGAAGGCAAGTATCCAGGCCGGGGATTGGTTGCTGCAAATCGGAAATACAAAGCTCGTGAAACGGGCGGACGTGTTTTCCGCGATGCGTGGTAAACGACCTGGTCAAAAGCTCAACATTACCCTCGATCGGCGTGGCAGCACGTTGGTGGTTCCGGTGACGTTGGCGGAAAACCAACCGTAG
- a CDS encoding OmpH family outer membrane protein produces the protein MRLNAKTATKLALTLGFMVLGAVAPTAAKAQDSNGHRVAVIDVAFIFKNHPGIKSQVAAVESDLKGYEATLNGKRDELKAAAEGLKTFKVGSPEYSAQEEKVASLESKLRLDMARKRKELADAEAQIYFQNYQRIAKTVELIAKHNKVNIVLRYNSENMDLEKGESVIRGVMKNIVYHDDSLDMTKGVMDYLDKVQVANSGTGAARQ, from the coding sequence GTGCGATTGAACGCAAAAACGGCTACGAAACTGGCTTTGACTCTTGGTTTCATGGTGCTCGGTGCGGTGGCACCCACGGCCGCCAAAGCCCAAGACTCCAACGGTCACCGCGTCGCGGTGATCGATGTGGCCTTCATCTTCAAGAATCACCCCGGCATCAAGAGCCAAGTGGCTGCCGTCGAGAGCGATTTAAAGGGTTATGAAGCAACCCTGAACGGCAAGCGAGACGAATTGAAGGCGGCTGCTGAAGGTCTGAAGACTTTCAAAGTGGGTTCGCCTGAGTACTCGGCTCAAGAAGAAAAGGTTGCTTCGCTTGAATCGAAGCTTCGCTTGGACATGGCTCGCAAACGTAAAGAACTTGCTGACGCCGAAGCACAGATCTACTTCCAAAACTACCAACGTATCGCTAAGACCGTTGAGCTGATCGCCAAGCACAACAAGGTCAACATCGTGCTTCGCTACAACAGCGAAAACATGGACCTTGAAAAGGGTGAATCCGTCATCCGTGGCGTGATGAAGAACATCGTTTATCACGACGACTCGCTCGACATGACCAAGGGCGTGATGGATTACTTGGACAAGGTTCAAGTTGCCAACAGCGGAACCGGCGCAGCACGTCAGTAA